A genome region from Hyalangium gracile includes the following:
- the larC gene encoding nickel pincer cofactor biosynthesis protein LarC, giving the protein MRKILYLEPVGGIAGDMFLAAVVDLGVSPDAIAQALSGLKVPGWKLAVSRAVRHAISGTHLDVVLDEREAHPHRAYSDIQRLIEAADTLSEKAKARALAVFRAIGEAEAKVHGVSINDIHFHEVGAVDSIVDICGAAVVLELLGDPEVHAAPPPLGSGTIRVAHGSMPIPVPATLELLRDVPVRFEGVGELTTPTGAALLKVLTRIGHPPDFIVERVGYGVGTKDFKDRPNVLRASLGRAEDKAEGLWVLEANLDDSTPQLLGYLVERLLAVGALDSWVTPVVMKKGRPGHLLSVMVEGGKREAVMDVVLRESTTLGVRFHRVERQALERDWVEVETPWGRVRVKRGLRGGEVLNAHPEFEDCRRVAEAAGVPIKQVMTAAMAALAKA; this is encoded by the coding sequence GTGCGGAAGATCCTCTACCTCGAACCCGTGGGCGGCATCGCGGGAGACATGTTCCTCGCAGCCGTGGTGGACCTCGGTGTGTCACCCGATGCCATCGCCCAGGCCCTCAGCGGGCTGAAGGTGCCCGGCTGGAAGCTGGCAGTGAGCCGAGCCGTGCGCCATGCCATCAGCGGCACACACCTGGATGTCGTGCTGGACGAGCGGGAGGCCCACCCGCACCGCGCCTACTCGGACATCCAGCGCCTCATCGAAGCGGCGGACACGCTCTCGGAGAAGGCCAAGGCCCGCGCCCTGGCGGTGTTCCGCGCCATCGGCGAGGCGGAGGCGAAGGTGCACGGCGTCTCCATCAACGACATCCACTTCCACGAAGTGGGCGCGGTGGACTCCATCGTGGACATCTGCGGCGCGGCCGTGGTGCTGGAGTTGCTGGGAGATCCAGAGGTGCACGCCGCGCCGCCGCCGCTGGGCAGCGGGACCATCCGGGTGGCGCACGGGAGCATGCCCATCCCGGTGCCGGCGACGCTGGAGCTGCTCAGGGATGTGCCGGTGCGCTTCGAGGGCGTGGGAGAGCTGACGACGCCCACGGGCGCGGCGCTGCTGAAGGTGCTGACGCGCATCGGCCACCCGCCGGACTTCATCGTGGAGCGCGTGGGCTACGGCGTCGGGACGAAGGACTTCAAGGACCGGCCGAACGTGCTGCGCGCGTCGCTGGGGCGCGCGGAGGACAAGGCCGAGGGCCTCTGGGTGCTGGAGGCCAACCTGGACGACAGCACGCCGCAGCTCCTGGGCTATCTGGTGGAACGGCTGCTGGCGGTGGGCGCGCTGGATTCATGGGTGACGCCCGTGGTGATGAAGAAGGGGCGGCCCGGGCACCTGCTGAGCGTGATGGTGGAGGGCGGCAAGCGCGAGGCGGTGATGGACGTGGTGCTGCGCGAGTCCACGACGCTCGGGGTGCGCTTCCACCGGGTGGAGCGCCAGGCGCTGGAGCGCGACTGGGTGGAGGTGGAGACGCCGTGGGGCCGGGTGCGGGTGAAGCGCGGCCTGCGCGGTGGCGAGGTACTCAACGCCCACCCGGAGTTCGAGGACTGCCGCCGGGTGGCCGAGGCCGCGGGAGTCCCGATCAAACAGGTGATGACCGCGGCGATGGCGGCCCTGGCCAAAGCGTGA
- a CDS encoding Gfo/Idh/MocA family protein yields MRIGVIGTKWGLMHVGAFRAAGAEVTALCGQNLEHTRTVADREGIPLATTRVRELCEAVDAVVVASPDALHREHVEAALDAGCAVLCEKPLAGTEADALALVARAKASGRLCAVNFPYRMLPPFRALRDWLAGNPLRHLVVTLRNSFVRMGGEGPGPFTAASADWDGVSHLLDTAFWLARASPVWVQASLSGRPVHTAALQVGLSSGAVAVLTHAACPEPGLQGGWTLLGRDWEAGLSGGYVPSRTGWCVSAVRCFRGGAWTDLAPGLEPREGEREPWAQAHVETARHFLAALHGAPLTELARLEEAAIVQRLLAAAVRSEEEGRRVTLWPGPPSPRSSPV; encoded by the coding sequence GTGCGCATCGGAGTCATCGGGACGAAGTGGGGATTGATGCACGTGGGGGCATTCCGCGCCGCGGGCGCTGAAGTGACCGCGCTGTGCGGGCAGAACCTGGAGCACACTCGCACAGTGGCTGATCGGGAGGGCATTCCGCTGGCCACCACGCGGGTGCGAGAGCTCTGTGAGGCTGTGGACGCCGTGGTCGTGGCCAGCCCGGACGCGCTCCATCGAGAGCATGTCGAGGCGGCGCTCGACGCGGGGTGCGCCGTGCTCTGCGAGAAGCCGCTCGCCGGCACGGAGGCGGATGCCCTCGCGCTCGTCGCCCGGGCGAAGGCGTCAGGCCGTCTGTGCGCGGTGAACTTTCCCTATCGGATGCTCCCGCCCTTCCGGGCGCTGCGGGACTGGCTCGCTGGGAATCCCTTGCGCCACCTCGTCGTCACGCTGCGAAACAGCTTCGTCCGCATGGGCGGAGAGGGTCCTGGTCCGTTCACGGCGGCGTCGGCCGACTGGGATGGCGTCTCTCATCTGCTCGATACGGCCTTCTGGCTCGCCCGGGCCTCTCCCGTGTGGGTCCAGGCCTCGCTGTCCGGCCGTCCCGTCCACACCGCCGCGCTGCAGGTGGGCCTCTCCTCTGGAGCGGTCGCTGTCCTCACCCACGCCGCGTGTCCAGAGCCGGGCCTCCAGGGTGGCTGGACGCTCCTGGGGCGGGACTGGGAGGCCGGGCTCTCTGGTGGGTACGTGCCCTCCCGGACCGGATGGTGCGTCTCAGCCGTGCGGTGCTTCCGGGGCGGTGCCTGGACGGATCTGGCTCCGGGCCTCGAGCCCCGGGAAGGAGAGCGTGAGCCCTGGGCGCAGGCCCACGTGGAGACCGCCCGTCACTTCCTCGCGGCGCTTCACGGCGCGCCGCTCACGGAACTGGCGAGGCTGGAGGAGGCCGCCATCGTCCAGCGCCTCCTGGCCGCTGCCGTGCGTTCCGAGGAGGAGGGACGCCGCGTCACGCTTTGGCCAGGGCCGCCATCGCCGCGGTCATCACCTGTTTGA
- a CDS encoding DUF2238 domain-containing protein: MSSASLPYDPSSPQGALGGSSLPAVHGTREEARLPLVLLAILVPILLFTLIMSPQGHLNWLLETGPGLIGIAVLAGTFRRFPMSRWIYVCVFLHILVLTYGAYYTYALTPLGNWARDSFDLSRNPYDRVGHFVQGFFPAFIIREVLLRLTPLRRGGWLNFLTGSVALAISACYEFIEWWAALILDPEGGDKFLGTQGDIWDAQWDMFMCLIGATLAMLLFGRAHYRSLERLISRRAPAAAPPPSA, translated from the coding sequence ATGTCCTCCGCCTCCCTCCCGTACGACCCCAGCTCGCCGCAGGGCGCTCTCGGGGGCTCCTCCCTCCCTGCCGTGCATGGAACGCGCGAGGAGGCCCGGCTGCCCCTGGTGCTCCTGGCGATCCTGGTGCCCATCCTCCTGTTCACGCTGATCATGAGCCCGCAGGGGCACCTCAACTGGCTGCTGGAGACGGGGCCGGGGCTCATCGGCATCGCGGTGCTCGCGGGCACCTTCCGCCGCTTCCCCATGTCCCGGTGGATCTACGTCTGCGTCTTCCTGCACATCCTCGTGCTGACGTACGGCGCCTACTACACCTACGCGCTCACACCGCTGGGCAACTGGGCCCGTGACAGCTTCGACCTGTCACGCAATCCGTATGATCGCGTGGGCCACTTCGTGCAGGGCTTCTTCCCGGCCTTCATCATCCGCGAGGTGCTGCTCCGGCTCACCCCGCTGCGGCGCGGAGGGTGGCTGAACTTCCTCACGGGCTCGGTGGCCCTGGCCATCAGCGCCTGCTACGAGTTCATCGAGTGGTGGGCCGCGCTCATCCTGGATCCGGAGGGCGGCGACAAGTTCCTCGGCACCCAGGGCGACATCTGGGACGCGCAGTGGGACATGTTCATGTGCCTCATCGGCGCCACCCTGGCCATGCTGCTCTTCGGCCGGGCCCACTACCGCAGCCTCGAGCGGCTGATCTCCCGACGCGCGCCCGCGGCGGCACCGCCTCCCTCGGCGTGA
- a CDS encoding putative Ig domain-containing protein, producing MFSARVARVLVIVTALCACNSREEPDGPVLPDIDLASTTVGLPYEVRLTASGGVAPLRYSIGDVPDGFSFYSATALLTGPARSEGDYTLTVEAIDATGAKDSRSYELKVYAAPAITSTALPRASAGQAYDVQLSATGGRPPLRWSLADGSLPGSLSLSSEGRLSGVPQGLGGHPVTLRVQDANGALSARSFTLQVGFDSTDGGTSDGGIPDGGTTDGGVPDAGTPFPLEVANWNIEWFGSITNGPTNEQLQLTNVRTVINDIGADIWGVAEIVDTNHFNALKAELSGFGGFLANDPTVLNGSANYSTGEQKVGVLFKSSLVSVQKAEVILSGNSGDFAGRPPLRVDLRVTRDERSLDLVVIVLHMKADTNQSDYNQRMAAGAALKQYLDTQLPSSRVIVLGDWNDDVDVSIARGPDQNYLPSPYQNYVDAPVEYTFITRPLSLAGMGSSVGFDNVIDHQLVTNELAVNYVTNSATIVRPNIPSYGTTTSDHYPVVSNFDFSRVLPPPTPPSSVFINEFLPHPNINPSTGQIDFDQQFVEVVNTGSTTVDLGGWKLHDAESYSGTKPARHVFAAGTTLAPGKGYVVFSGASAVPSGWLNATYSNGGEGLRFNRGVNVGSNGDTVYLARPDATVADSYYYRDTYQGVSYNRSPDATTTGSWVRHDSLPSGTSASPGKRASGTDF from the coding sequence ATGTTTTCCGCCCGAGTGGCGAGGGTGCTCGTCATCGTCACGGCGCTGTGCGCGTGCAACAGCCGTGAGGAGCCCGACGGACCGGTGCTGCCTGACATCGACCTGGCGTCCACCACGGTGGGGCTGCCGTATGAGGTCCGCCTCACCGCGAGCGGAGGCGTTGCCCCCTTGCGGTACTCGATCGGGGACGTGCCGGACGGCTTCTCGTTCTACTCGGCGACGGCGCTGCTCACGGGGCCCGCGCGGAGCGAGGGGGACTACACGCTCACCGTGGAAGCGATCGATGCCACCGGGGCGAAGGACTCACGCTCGTACGAGCTGAAGGTGTACGCGGCTCCGGCGATCACCAGCACGGCGCTGCCCCGGGCCTCCGCGGGGCAGGCGTACGATGTCCAGCTGAGCGCGACGGGCGGCAGACCTCCGCTGCGGTGGTCGCTGGCGGACGGGTCGCTGCCGGGCTCGCTGTCCCTGTCGTCGGAGGGGAGGCTCTCGGGCGTGCCGCAGGGCCTGGGAGGCCATCCGGTGACGCTGCGCGTGCAGGACGCCAACGGGGCGCTGTCGGCGCGGTCTTTCACCCTGCAGGTGGGGTTCGACAGCACGGATGGCGGCACTTCGGATGGTGGCATTCCGGATGGTGGCACCACGGATGGTGGCGTTCCGGATGCGGGCACGCCCTTCCCGCTCGAGGTGGCGAACTGGAACATCGAGTGGTTCGGGAGCATCACCAATGGGCCCACCAACGAGCAGCTCCAGCTGACCAACGTGCGCACGGTGATCAACGACATCGGGGCGGACATCTGGGGAGTGGCGGAGATCGTCGACACCAACCACTTCAACGCGCTCAAGGCGGAGCTGAGCGGCTTTGGTGGCTTCCTCGCCAATGATCCGACCGTGCTGAATGGCTCCGCCAACTACTCCACCGGCGAGCAGAAGGTGGGCGTGCTCTTCAAGTCGAGCCTGGTGAGCGTCCAGAAGGCCGAGGTGATCCTGAGCGGGAACTCCGGTGACTTCGCGGGCCGCCCGCCCCTGCGGGTGGACCTGCGCGTGACGCGCGACGAGAGGAGCCTGGACCTGGTGGTCATCGTGCTGCACATGAAGGCCGACACCAACCAGTCGGACTACAATCAACGCATGGCGGCGGGCGCCGCGCTCAAGCAGTACCTGGACACGCAGCTGCCCAGCTCGCGCGTCATCGTCCTGGGAGACTGGAACGACGACGTGGACGTGTCCATCGCCCGGGGCCCAGACCAGAACTACCTGCCTTCGCCCTATCAGAACTACGTCGACGCTCCCGTGGAGTACACGTTCATCACCCGGCCGCTGTCGCTGGCGGGGATGGGCAGCTCGGTGGGCTTCGACAACGTGATCGACCACCAGCTGGTGACCAACGAGCTGGCCGTCAACTACGTGACCAACTCCGCCACGATCGTGCGCCCCAACATCCCCAGCTATGGCACGACGACCTCCGATCACTACCCGGTGGTGAGCAACTTCGACTTCAGCCGGGTGCTGCCTCCGCCCACTCCGCCCTCATCGGTGTTCATCAACGAGTTCCTGCCCCACCCCAACATCAACCCCAGCACGGGGCAGATCGACTTCGACCAGCAGTTCGTGGAGGTCGTCAACACGGGGAGCACGACGGTGGACCTGGGTGGCTGGAAGCTGCACGACGCGGAGTCGTACTCCGGCACGAAGCCCGCGCGGCACGTGTTCGCGGCGGGGACGACGCTCGCGCCGGGCAAGGGGTACGTCGTCTTCTCGGGGGCCTCCGCGGTGCCCTCGGGCTGGCTCAACGCGACGTACTCCAACGGAGGCGAGGGGCTGCGGTTCAACCGGGGTGTCAACGTGGGGAGCAACGGAGACACGGTGTACCTGGCGAGGCCCGACGCCACGGTGGCGGATAGCTACTACTACAGGGACACGTACCAGGGCGTCTCGTACAACCGGAGCCCGGACGCCACGACGACGGGCTCGTGGGTGCGCCACGACTCGCTGCCCTCGGGGACCAGCGCCTCTCCCGGCAAGCGCGCGAGCGGCACGGACTTCTGA
- a CDS encoding ATPase, which produces MADQKWEKQLMEFIKRTGEEIKRTGEEIKVEAQRLLDEVKDPARQAKIKETLKDLRDKASTISKEAAETLENAVRKVEGAVGSALDMNKPEDAPKASSKASSKASSKASPAAAPTPAAEPAAPSKPARKAGKTIGKKAGAKKAAGAKSPASKAPAKKAPKSIGRKKPSA; this is translated from the coding sequence ATGGCCGATCAGAAGTGGGAGAAGCAGCTCATGGAGTTCATCAAGCGCACGGGCGAGGAGATCAAGCGCACGGGCGAGGAGATCAAGGTCGAGGCCCAGCGCCTCCTGGACGAGGTGAAGGATCCCGCCCGCCAGGCCAAGATCAAGGAGACCCTCAAGGATCTGCGCGACAAGGCCTCCACCATCTCCAAGGAAGCCGCCGAGACGCTGGAGAACGCGGTGCGCAAGGTGGAAGGCGCCGTGGGCTCCGCCCTGGACATGAACAAGCCCGAGGACGCCCCCAAGGCCTCCTCCAAGGCCTCCTCCAAGGCCTCCTCCAAGGCCTCTCCGGCCGCCGCTCCCACCCCCGCCGCCGAGCCCGCCGCCCCGTCCAAGCCTGCTCGCAAGGCCGGCAAGACGATCGGCAAGAAGGCGGGCGCGAAGAAGGCCGCGGGCGCCAAGAGCCCCGCCTCCAAGGCCCCCGCAAAGAAGGCGCCCAAGTCGATCGGACGCAAGAAGCCCTCCGCCTGA
- a CDS encoding nucleotide exchange factor GrpE, whose product MAGSNEKGNFSADIAQEVIDAALKSVERRNTHSDSEAELTLEVESAAPASEDAAASEEVSEAADPAPSASSEEVAELTAALEAARKEVESLHAQLEFSQGESRKLMERLKEDHERTVRAAADLENYKKRAQKEKEEVQKFGSEKLLKDLLPVMDNLDRAMDAATKSPDFVSFHKGVAMTRKSFEDTLARHGVKSFSAKGQVFDPRLHEAMQQVETADVPAGHVAFEVLRGYYLNERLARPALVAVARAPAPPPEPPAPVAAAQTQPSEQTGGSAAPDAGTSPAVTSETEQPAGGSQ is encoded by the coding sequence GTGGCTGGCTCCAATGAGAAGGGGAACTTCAGCGCGGACATCGCGCAGGAAGTGATCGACGCGGCGCTCAAGAGCGTCGAGCGTCGCAACACGCACTCCGACTCGGAGGCGGAGCTGACTCTGGAGGTCGAGTCAGCCGCGCCCGCGAGCGAGGACGCCGCGGCTTCGGAGGAGGTGTCCGAAGCGGCCGACCCGGCCCCTTCCGCCTCCTCGGAGGAAGTCGCCGAGCTGACCGCGGCCCTCGAGGCGGCGCGCAAGGAGGTGGAGAGCCTCCACGCGCAGCTCGAGTTCAGCCAGGGCGAGAGCCGCAAGCTGATGGAGCGCCTCAAGGAGGACCACGAGCGCACCGTCCGCGCCGCGGCCGACCTGGAGAACTACAAGAAGCGCGCCCAGAAGGAGAAGGAGGAGGTCCAGAAGTTCGGCTCCGAGAAGCTGCTCAAGGACCTCCTGCCGGTGATGGACAACCTGGATCGCGCCATGGACGCCGCGACGAAGTCCCCCGACTTCGTCAGCTTCCACAAGGGCGTGGCCATGACGCGCAAGTCCTTCGAGGACACGCTGGCGCGCCACGGCGTGAAGTCCTTCAGCGCCAAGGGCCAGGTGTTTGATCCGCGCCTCCACGAGGCCATGCAGCAGGTGGAGACGGCCGACGTCCCCGCCGGCCATGTCGCCTTCGAGGTGCTGCGCGGCTACTACCTCAACGAGCGCCTGGCCCGTCCGGCCCTCGTCGCTGTTGCGCGCGCCCCGGCTCCGCCACCCGAGCCGCCCGCGCCTGTCGCGGCCGCGCAGACTCAGCCTTCTGAACAGACCGGTGGCAGCGCCGCACCGGATGCGGGCACTTCGCCCGCCGTAACCTCTGAGACCGAGCAACCCGCTGGGGGGAGCCAGTAA
- the dnaK gene encoding molecular chaperone DnaK: protein MGKVIGIDLGTTNSCVAVMEGGEPVVIPNSEGSRTTPSMVGFTDSGERLVGQIAKRQAITNPENTVYAVKRLIGRKFDSPEAKKAIGVSSFKVSSSPNGDAWVEIRGKGYSPPEISAIVLMKMKQTAEDYLGEPVTEAVITVPAYFNDGQRQATKDAGRIAGLNVLRIINEPTAAALAYGLDKVKDTKTERIAVYDLGGGTFDISILELNAGVFEVKSTNGDTFLGGEDFDQRLVDFLAKKFAEQNNGIDLRKDRMALQRLKEAAERAKHELSSASETEVNLPFITADATGPKHLTETVERATFEELVGDLIDRSIEPCRIALKDAGVTAQQINQVLLVGGMTRMPRVQSKVKEFFGKEPHKGINPDEVVAVGAAIQGGVLKGEVKDVLLLDVTPLSLGVETAGGVFTKIIDKNTTIPCKKSQVFSTAVDNQPLVSVHVLQGEREMAADNKTLARFELVGIPPAPRGVPQIEVSFDIDANGIVHVSAKDLGTGKVQQVRVVSNSGLSEAEIQGMIADAQAHAVDDKKKKELADLRNNADGLIYTTEKSLEEYASLLSEKDRDEIKADLERLKGVLNTADPGALKEAFQRLEGSAYRIADAIYSGEAKSGS, encoded by the coding sequence ATGGGCAAGGTGATTGGAATCGACCTGGGGACGACGAACTCCTGTGTCGCCGTGATGGAAGGCGGCGAGCCGGTAGTCATTCCCAACAGCGAAGGCAGCCGGACGACGCCGTCCATGGTGGGCTTCACGGACTCGGGTGAGCGGCTGGTGGGGCAGATCGCCAAGCGCCAGGCCATCACCAACCCGGAGAACACCGTCTACGCGGTGAAGCGTCTGATCGGCCGCAAGTTCGACTCTCCCGAGGCCAAGAAGGCTATCGGCGTGAGCTCCTTCAAGGTGAGCTCCAGCCCCAACGGCGACGCCTGGGTGGAGATCCGCGGCAAGGGCTACAGCCCGCCGGAGATCAGCGCCATCGTGCTGATGAAGATGAAGCAGACGGCGGAGGACTACCTCGGCGAGCCCGTCACCGAGGCCGTCATCACCGTCCCCGCCTACTTCAACGACGGCCAGCGCCAGGCCACCAAGGACGCCGGCCGCATCGCCGGCCTCAACGTCCTGCGCATCATCAACGAGCCCACGGCCGCCGCGCTCGCCTACGGCCTGGACAAGGTCAAGGACACGAAGACGGAGCGCATCGCCGTCTACGACCTGGGCGGCGGCACGTTCGATATCTCCATCCTGGAGCTGAACGCCGGCGTGTTCGAGGTGAAGAGCACCAACGGCGACACGTTCCTGGGCGGCGAGGACTTCGACCAGCGGCTGGTGGACTTCCTGGCCAAGAAGTTCGCCGAGCAGAACAACGGCATCGACCTGCGCAAGGACCGCATGGCGCTGCAGCGGCTCAAGGAGGCCGCCGAGCGCGCCAAGCACGAGCTGTCCAGCGCCTCGGAGACGGAGGTCAACCTCCCCTTCATCACCGCGGACGCCACGGGCCCCAAGCACCTCACCGAGACGGTGGAGCGCGCCACCTTCGAGGAGCTGGTCGGTGACTTGATCGACCGCTCCATCGAGCCGTGCCGCATCGCCCTCAAGGACGCGGGCGTCACCGCGCAGCAGATCAACCAGGTGCTGCTGGTGGGCGGCATGACGCGCATGCCGCGGGTCCAGTCGAAGGTGAAGGAGTTCTTCGGCAAGGAGCCGCACAAGGGCATCAACCCGGACGAGGTGGTCGCCGTGGGCGCCGCCATCCAGGGCGGCGTGCTCAAGGGCGAGGTGAAGGACGTCCTCCTGCTGGACGTCACCCCGCTGAGCCTGGGCGTGGAGACGGCCGGCGGCGTCTTCACGAAGATCATCGACAAGAACACCACCATCCCCTGCAAGAAGAGCCAGGTGTTCTCCACCGCGGTGGACAACCAGCCGCTGGTGAGCGTGCACGTGCTCCAGGGCGAGCGCGAGATGGCGGCGGACAACAAGACGCTGGCCCGCTTCGAGCTGGTGGGCATCCCGCCGGCCCCGCGCGGCGTGCCGCAGATCGAGGTGTCCTTCGACATCGACGCCAACGGCATCGTCCACGTGAGCGCCAAGGACCTGGGCACCGGCAAGGTCCAGCAGGTGCGCGTGGTGAGCAACTCCGGCCTCTCCGAGGCGGAGATCCAGGGGATGATCGCCGACGCCCAGGCGCACGCCGTGGACGACAAGAAGAAGAAGGAGCTCGCCGACCTGCGCAACAACGCCGACGGGCTCATCTACACCACGGAGAAGAGCCTGGAGGAGTACGCCAGCCTGCTCTCGGAGAAGGACCGGGACGAAATCAAGGCGGACCTCGAGCGGCTCAAGGGTGTGCTGAACACCGCGGACCCGGGTGCGCTGAAGGAGGCCTTCCAGCGTCTGGAGGGCAGCGCCTACCGCATCGCCGACGCCATCTACTCGGGCGAGGCCAAGTCCGGCTCCTGA